One region of Cottoperca gobio chromosome 19, fCotGob3.1, whole genome shotgun sequence genomic DNA includes:
- the nme2a gene encoding NME/NM23 nucleoside diphosphate kinase 2a, producing the protein MAEQKERTFIAIKPDGVQRGIVGEVLKRFEMKGYKLVAMKMVHASEDLLMQHYIDLKDRPFFPTLIKYMTSGPVVAMVWEGKGAVKTGRVMLGETNPADSKPGTIRGDFCIDVSKNIIHGSDSVESANKEISLWFKQDELCSYSSCASSWLY; encoded by the exons ATGGCTGAGCAGAAGGAGCGCACATTCATTGCCATCAAGCCTGATGGTGTACAAAGGGGCATCGTTGGAGAAGTCCTGAAGAGGTTCGAGATGAAAGGCTACAAACTTGTGGCAATGAAGATGGTTCAT GCCTCTGAGGACCTCCTGATGCAGCACTACATCGACCTGAAGGACCGGCCGTTCTTTCCCACCCTCATCAAGTACATGACCTCTGGTCCGGTGGTTGCCATG GTGTGGGAGGGTAAGGGTGCAGTGAAGACAGGCAGGGTGATGCTGGGTGAGACCAACCCCGCTGATTCCAAGCCCGGAACCATCCGAGGAGACTTCTGCATCGACGTCAGCAA GAACATTATCCACGGCAGTGACTCGGTGGAGAGTGCCAACAAGGAGATCTCCCTGTGGTTCAAACAAGACGAGCTGTGCAGCTACTCTAGCTGTGCCTCCAGCTGGCTCTACTGA